The following proteins are encoded in a genomic region of Triticum dicoccoides isolate Atlit2015 ecotype Zavitan chromosome 1B, WEW_v2.0, whole genome shotgun sequence:
- the LOC119327416 gene encoding YTH domain-containing protein ECT4-like: protein MDLEANSELIFGEEFCFPANATYYPTPYGPTGITLPAELYEHQAIWRCGDQDLHYLGQQAEGTSYSYYVVPDYGIAHSPRGPYPSGHCAIADGRFARSREYLAKTADIACHQPVPIPHYDLPSAAQWGPASTSQTLMCNDSLFIPTDQGQSFPVVPKKGITWNPSLQSTSVSSKKFENHAMLSTVQLHSTDPWKQNLAAGSGTMVPAKLGRALQASRHSLHGGVPPVKSSPQTNPSYNYNASHVGSDLRKMAIAEKFQPSSKPRSYVNGLTGKLSSVCRLNLSKEKQPRGSTSSEIVATSYTSRLRIGNPEGKIIIKTDQYNRDDFEVVYPNAKFFVIKSWGEANVHKSIKYGVWSSGLQGNKKLDSAFRDAQMIAASSSTLCPVFLFFSVNESNHFCGVAEMVGPVDFQKDMDFWSMDRWVGSFPVRWHIIKNIPNVALKCILLRNNEDKPVTSSKNTQEIHYVPGTSMLRIFKGSKTNGCLLDCFMLYEAEEARGRKCRMSKLRRDAPRFIPVPKLSLRHAYVPRQPKADRILMDRIIRETHYLAGKGMQQSSWEEPGNLARYSAKASAQKENRSSGKQAREDVVKAVIYQQQPLASNMPAGPAGGQLTWEEVEVALVEKDRPQTAANISSKAPEESPTEVKNALVHSASSTPETIYEEKKVIGEHCARAISPPMSEACSSCLIGDVLRIGSMLVPMKMSN from the exons ATGGATCTCGAGGCAAACTCTGAGCTCATATTTGGAGAGGAATTCTGCTTTCCTGCTAACGCGACTTACTATCCGACTCCATATGGTCCAACTG GAATTACTCTGCCTGCTGAGTTGTATGAGCACCAGGCAATTTGGAGATGTGGTGATCAAGATCTACACTACTTG GGCCAACAGGCTGAAGGCACATCATACTCGTATTATGTTGTCCCTGACTATGGGATTGCACATTCTCCCCGTGGCCCTTACCCTTCAGGACATTGTGCTATAGCTGATGGCAGGTTTGCTAGATCCCGAGAGTATCTTGCTAAGACTGCTGACATCGCATGCCACCAACCAGTTCCTATACCCCACTATGATCTCCCATCTGCTGCACAGTGGGGCCCAGCTAGCACGTCGCAAACTCTTATGTGCAATGATAGTCTGTTCATCCCCACTGATCAAGGCCAAAGTTTCCCTGTTGTTCCAAAAAAGGGTATTACATGGAATCCATCTCTACAATCAACTAGTGTTTCTTCAAAGAAATTCGAAAACCATGCTATGCTATCAACAGTACAACTGCATAGTACAGATCCATGGAAGCAAAATCTAGCAGCTGGAAGTGGAACTATGGTACCTGCTAAACTTGGCCGTGCTCTACAG GCATCACGACACTCTCTACATGGGGGAGTTCCTCCTGTCAAGTCCTCGCCGCAGACTAATCCATCATACAACTATAATGCTTCACATGTTGGATCGGACCTCCGTAAGATGGCCATAGCTGAGAAATTCCAACCAAGCTCAAAGCCAAGAAGCTATGTAAATGGTTTAACTGGAAAGTTGAGTTCAGTGTGTCGGCTGAACTTAAGTAAAGAAAAACAGCCAAGAGGTTCGACGTCGTCAGAAATAGTTGCCACATCCTATACATCAAGGCTGCGTATTGGCAATCCAGAGGGGAAAATCATCATTAAGACTGATCAATATAACAGGGACGACTTCGAGGTGGTGTATCCCAATGCAAAATTCTTTGTTATCAAGTCTTGGGGCGAGGCAAATGTTCACAAATCCATCAAATATGGTGTCTGGTCGAGCGGTCTTCAGGGAAACAAGAAGCTGGATAGTGCATTTAGAGATGCTCAAATGATAGCTGCAAGCAGTTCTACCTTGTGTCCAGTTTTTCTGTTCTTTTCG GTCAATGAAAGTAACCATTTCTGTGGTGTTGCTGAGATGGTTGGCCCTGTTGATTTTCAAAAGGACATGGACTTTTGGAGCATGGATAGATGGGTTGGAAGTTTTCCTGtgaggtggcacattataaagaataTACCAAATGTCGCCTTGAAATGTATCTTGCTGCGGAACAATGAAGATAAGCCTGTCACCTCCAGCAAAAATACACAAGAG ATACACTATGTTCCCGGAACTAGTATGCTCAGGATCTTCAAAGGTTCAAAAACAAATGGATGTCTGCTTGATTGCTTCATGTTGTATGAGGCGGAAGAAGCAAGAGGCAGAAAATGCAGGATGTCCAAGCTTAGGCGTGATGCTCCACGTTTCATACCTGTCCCGAAGCTGTCTCTGCGCCATGCCTACGTTCCTCGGCAGCCCAAAGCTGACAGAATACTGATGGACAGAATTATCAGGGAGACGCACTATCTGGCAGGCAAAGGCATGCAGCAGAGCTCATGGGAAGAACCTGGGAACCTGGCTAGATATTCTGCCAAGGCGTCTGCACAGAAAGAAAACCGTAGCTCTGGAAAACAGGCTCGTGAGGATGTGGTGAAAGCTGTAATATACCAGCAGCAGCCCCTAGCTTCAAACATGCCGGCTGGTCCGGCTGGAGGACAACTAACCTGGGAGGAGGTTGAAGTCGCCCTGGTTGAAAAAGACCGCCCACAAACTGCTGCCAACATCTCATCGAAAGCACCTGAAGAGAGTCCAACTGAAGTTAAGAATGCCTTGGTGCACAGTGCATCATCAACTCCAGAAACGATTTATGAAGAAAAGAAGGTCATTGGGGAACACTGTGCTCGGGCAATCAGTCCTCCTATGAGTGAAGCCTGCTCAAGTTGCTTGATTGGTGATGTTCTGCGCATTGGTTCGATGCTGGTCCCGATGAAGATGTCCAACTAA